In Hippopotamus amphibius kiboko isolate mHipAmp2 unplaced genomic scaffold, mHipAmp2.hap2 H_1, whole genome shotgun sequence, a genomic segment contains:
- the LOC130842927 gene encoding ADP-ribosylation factor-like protein 6-interacting protein 1, whose amino-acid sequence MAEGDNRSTNLLAAETASLEEQLQGWGEVMLMADKVLRWERARFPPAIMGVVSLVFLTIYYLDPSVLSGVSCFVMFLCLADYLVPILAPRIFGSNKWTTEQQQRFHEICSNLVKTRRRAVGWWKSLFTLKEEKPKMYFMTMIISLAAVAWVGQQVHSLLLTYLIVTFLLLLPGLNQHGIISKYIGMAKREINKLLKQKGKKNE is encoded by the coding sequence ATGGCGGAAGGGGATAATCGCAGCACCAACCTgctggctgcagagactgcaagTCTGGAAGAGCAGCTGCAAGGATGGGGAGAAGTGATGCTCATGGCAGATAAAGTCCTTCGATGGGAAAGAGCCAGGTTTCCACCTGCCATCATGGGTGTGGTTTCTTTGGTGTTTCTGACTATCTACTATCTAGATCCATCCGTTCTGTCAGGTGTttcctgttttgttatgtttttgtgCTTGGCTGACTACCTTGTTCCCATTCTAGCGCCTAGAATTTTTGGCTCCAATAAATGGACCACTGAGCAACAGCAAAGATTCCATGAAATTTGCAGCAATCTAGTAAAAACTCGACGCAGAGCTGTGGGCTGGTGGAAAAGCCTCTTTACGCTAAAGGAAGAAAAGCCTAAAATGTACTTCATGACCATGATCATTTCTCTTGCTGCGGTTGCCTGGGTGGGACAGCAAGTCCACAGCCTCCTTCTCACCTACCTGATAGTGACTTTCTTACTCTTGCTTCCTGGACTAAACCAACATGGAATCATTTCGAAGTACATTGGAATGGCCAAAAGAGAGATAAACAAGCTtctcaaacaaaaaggaaagaaaaatgaataa
- the LOC130842922 gene encoding 60S ribosomal protein L17-like has protein sequence MVRYSLAPENPTKSCKSRGSNLPVHFKNTCETAQAIKGMHIRKATNYLKDVTLKKQCKQCVPFRRYNGGVGRCAQAKQWGWTQGRWPKKSAELLLHMLKNEESNAELKGLEVDSLAIEHIQVNKAHKIRRRTYRAHGHINPYMSSPCHIEMILTEKEQIVPKPEEEVVQKKKTSQKKQKLMARK, from the exons ATGGTTCGCTATTCACTTGCCccagaaaaccccacaaaatcaTGCAAGTCAAGAGGTTCGAATCTTCCTGTTCACTTTAAGAACACTTGTGAAACTGCCCAGGCCATTAAGGGTATGCATATCCGAAAAGCCACCAACTATCTGAAGGATGtcactttaaagaaacaatgt aaacaatgtgTGCCATTCCGTCGTTACAATGGTGGAGTTggtaggtgtgcccaggccaaacaGTGGGGCTGGACCCAGGGTCGGTGGCCCAAAAAGAGTGCTGAATTGTTACTGCACATGCTCAAAAATGAAGAGAGTAATGCTGAACTTAAGGGCTTAGAGGTAGATTCTCTGGCCATTGAGCACATCCAGGTGAACAAGGCCCACAAGATTCGGCGAAGGACTTACAGAGCTCATGGTCATATCAACCCATACATGAGCTCTCCCTGCCACATTGAGATGATCCTTACTGAGAAAGAACAGATTGTTCCTAAACCAGAAGAGGAGGTTgtacagaagaaaaagacatcccagaagaaacaaaaacttatggcccggaaataa